A window of Massilia sp. NR 4-1 genomic DNA:
CCAGGCCCGTTCATGGTCCTGGTGTGCCGCGCGCCAGGCCTGCCAGGCGCTGCGCGTGGCGTCGCTGGCCTGCTCCGATTGCAGTTCCACCAGCCAGCTGGCCGCCTGCAGGCGCACTTCCGCAGGGATGGTCGAGGAAAGAATGGTCTCCATGGCTGCGCGGTTCAATCGGCGAAGCAGCACTGGGCCAGCGCCCGCGCGATATAGCGTTTCACGGTCGGCAGCGAGACGCCGAGCCGGGCGGCGATCTCGCCCTGGCGCATGCCATCGAGCTGGGACAGCAGGAACGCTTCGCGCACCTTGCCCGGCAGGCCGTCCAGCAGGCGGTCGATTTCGAGCAGCGTTTCCAGCACGATGGCGCGGCATTCGGGCGAGGGGGCCAGCGGCTCGGGCAGGACGGCCAAAGCCTGCAGGTAGGCCTGTTCCAACTGGCGGCGGCGCTGCAGATTGGCGACCATGCCCTGGGCGATGGTCGTCAGCAGGGCGCGCGGCTCCTGGATCGCCGGCGGCGCATCCTTGCTGAGCAGGCGGATGAAGGTGTCCTGGGCCAGATCGGCGGCATCGACGGAGTTGCGCAAGCGCCGGCGCAGCCAGCCGAGCAGCCAGCCATGGTGGTCGGCATACAGGGCCGCGATGCCGGCGCCGGATGCGCAGCTGAGTGGTGACACGAACACATCCTTTCCCGGCCAAGCCGTTCACAATTATGTAAATAAGAATCACTCGCAATTATACGGTGAAACTGCCTAAATAAATGCAAGCCACATGATTGTCTTTCAGGCAACTGTTACAATTGGTGAATATCGTGCGCCTTCAATGCGTATACAATCCACCCCTTTCTCTAGAGCAATACTACTAATATTAATAAGGGGTTCGCTGATGTTCTTGAAGCGTGTGGCCATGGTGTTCGTGGCATTAGTGGCAGTAAGTGGCCTGTTTCCGCAAACCGCAGCAGCCTCCAATATCGCCGTCGCCGGTTTTGCCTTCGCCGGCGATGCTGGCACCGCCAAAACCCGTTTCCCTCTGAGCTATGCCGTATATGAGCACATGCGCTCCATGCCGGGCCAGAGTTTTTCCCGTCTGCTGGTGGAGCGCAGCGCTGCCGTCAAGAATCCGGCCTTCGAGCTGATGGCGCCGGAAAAGATGATGAACCTGAAGGCGGCCGACCAGGCGCTGATGACGGTGCTGGTGCTGAGCGGCGAGACCATCCTCACCGAGAATTTCGGCAGCTATTACAAGACCTTCGTCAATCTGCGCGGCGAAGCGCTGATCTTCGACTTCAAGAGCAAGACCGTGGTGCGCAGCTATCCGATCAATGCCGCCCTGTTCGACGCCACCCCAACGCCGCCATCGCAGGAGCGCATCGCCGACTTCGTCGCACAGCTGCTGATGAAGGAAGAGGGCAAAGGCCTGTTCACCCAATATCTGAACCGCCTGTCCAGCGCCACGCTGCCGGCCCCCGGCACCCGCACCATCCAGGTGCGCAAGGCCGAGATGGCGCCTGAAGCGCTGGCGCTGATGCCGGAAGCCCTGCGCAGCCAGCCCAAGATCATCGAATCCATGCTGGCCGATTCCTTCGGCTCCGTGCTGTCGGCCAAGGCCGGCGTGCCGGTGCTGCCGTCCGGCGCCGGCCACGCCATGGGCACCATGGCCATGCGCCTGGAAAACGGTGACGACGTGCAGCTGAAGATCGGCGAAGGCGACTACCTGTTCGATATCAAGATCAACAAGTTCGCCAAGGTCAAAACCGCCGAAACCCGGGTCGGCACCTCGTATGTATACGGCGCCTACGCCAACATCCATTTCTTCGAGCCGACCCTGAACACCGACTACATCAACACCGACCTGAAAAACGGCGAATCCGCCGTGGTGCCGGCCGGCCTGGTGTCGACCGACGATTTCGCCGCCTACCAGGACGCCATCCGCGGCATGTTCCTGAAGCTGGCCGATGCCTTCGAAGGCGCCGATCCGAAATGGGTCACCACCGCCGCCTCCGCCAAAGACATCACGAAACAGATTGAAGCAACCCGGACTATCCTGAAAGCGAGTAAATAAATGAAGAAATTCCTCCTGCTGTGCGCAGCCCTGCTGCTGTCGGCGCAAGCCGTCGCGCAAATCGTGCAAGTCAAAGGCGTGGCCACCATCAGCTACCCGACCACCCTGAGCCCGATGGACAAGGAAAAAGCCTACCGCAACGCGCAGCTGGCTTCCGTCGAGCGCTACTTCGCCGAAAGCGGCGAAGCGGAATCGCAGAACTTTGAAGCGATCCAGGACAAGATCGAAGCGAACCTGGATAAATTCCTGCTCAGCACCACCGTGCTGAACGAAATGGACCAGCCGAATCTGCGCAAGTATTCTGTCTCCGTGCGCACCGAGCTGAATGTCGCCAAGCTGAAAAACACCCTGAAGAGCGCCAGCGCCGCCGGCAAGACCGCCGTCGGCGAGAAGTCGCAGATGGTCTACGTCTTCGTCGGCCGCGAAGTGGCCAGCGTGAAGAGCTTTGACGACCGCGTCGTGCAGCGCGCCGAAATGAGCGTCGAACGCGACGTCAAGCGCAACGCCAACACCAAGGGCAGCGAAGGCGAATCCCTGCGCGGCGGTTCGGTCTCCACCAACGCTTCCGTGCGCAAGAACGACAGCCTGTCGGCCAAGCAGTCCGTGACCGTGGAAACCGGCGGCAGCACCACCCGCAAGGCCGACCAGACCGAGTTCCGCGTGTTCTCCCTGGCCAACCAGAAAACCGCCATCACCAGTGTCTTCTCGCAAGCCGGTTTCGCCGTGGCCGATCCTGAATTCGTG
This region includes:
- a CDS encoding sigma-70 family RNA polymerase sigma factor; this translates as MSPLSCASGAGIAALYADHHGWLLGWLRRRLRNSVDAADLAQDTFIRLLSKDAPPAIQEPRALLTTIAQGMVANLQRRRQLEQAYLQALAVLPEPLAPSPECRAIVLETLLEIDRLLDGLPGKVREAFLLSQLDGMRQGEIAARLGVSLPTVKRYIARALAQCCFAD